CTGCGTTGATGACATGCTGAAGCCCCTCCTCTGCGCTTCAGTGCAGCTCCTGTCccacactgtgatacagtatGAAAGCACGCTGTCTTTGGAGGAGCGGTAAGAGGTGACCAGCCGCTTTTGACATGCTGAAGCCCCTCCTCTCTGCATCAGTGCAGCTTCTGTCccacactgtgatacagtatGTCAGCATGCTGTCTATGGAGGAGCGGTAAGAGGTGACCAGCTGCTTTTGACCCAGGTCGTTAATCCTAAACCCTTCCAGGAAGTGAAGTCGCTGCTGTGTCTTTTTAATGAGGCTGTCAGTGGCTGATTTTTTTGGGTACAGGAATGATGGTGGCTGACTTTTATTCCCATGTTGAAAAAATGAGTAAATACTGACTTCAGTTTGCCGGATTATAATCCTACGCTATAATGTGCAAGCCGTCAGGTGAGCCTGCTGGTGTTTGTGGCGTTTAGCAGGAAATCGAGAGCTATGCTAATGTTAGCATTGGGTGGGATATAGACGGCAGTGATAATCACTACTGCTAGCTCTCTTGGGAGGCAGAATGGATGGCATTTAACGGAAATAAACTCTAGGTCAGGAGAACAGTCACTATCTATGATTATACTGTTTTTTGACCAGTCACTGTGCATATAGATGCAAAGACCCCCCTCCTCTGATCTCACCAGAGTCTTTGTTTCTGTCCCCGTGGATCGTGCTGCCTGCCAGCTGCACTGCTGCGTCTGGGTCTGACTAGGGGCTTCCAGCTCATTCGAACCGGCCCCCATCACCAGACACCCCATCACAGCCAGACTGTCTGAGGTTGGCTCCAAATGTTTATCACCAGGGTAAAAAGTGGTGACCAGCACAGTGAGATTTCTTAGAGAGCCACAGGGGGTGTGCATTCCCCAGTAGCACCTCATGGCTGAGAGGGGCCCATTTCCAGTGCAAAGAGGTTGGCCCAAGATGACAGGCAGCCTTCCCTAGCTGCAGACGGCCGCCGGTTCCTCGGTCTGTCGAGGTCCGCCTGCATGTGCTGCCCCCACCTCATTTTCCTCTCAGGGTTTCCCCTTAGCCTTTGTTCATCCCAGACAGCCCACAAGGCAGTGAGGCAGTGGGGCAGTGGCTGTCAGCCTGCAGCTGGGGACCACTGCAGCTGTCTCGCTCTGTGGTGATATCCGTGATTATCTGGTGGATCCGGACTGAGTGCAGACCAGGGTACAGCCTTTCACTGTGTAGAGAGTCAGATCTCCTCCATTTTATTCTCCGGGGACCCAACGCTGGCAAGAAGTAGGCTGGGAAGTGGTGTGACTTTGGGTCCAgattaaatgacattttatgaCTGACTATCTCTGATTTCTTCTAGTTATCAACCCTGTAGGAAGTTCCAAAGTGAAAACTTTTGAGAAATTAACAGCACAAGCAGGAGGATCCATCAGCATCCCGTGTTTCTATGGTGAGGAGCATAAAGACCTTGTGAAATCCTGGTGTAAAGGAAAAGACACGTCATCCTGCAGCCCAGAGACACGCAGTGACTCCCTACTGCCCATGAACAGGGTGTCCATCACTGATGATCCCCAGAACTTACTCTTCATTGTGACCATGAGGAACCTGCAGCACATGGATTCTGGCTCTTATTGGTGTTGTGTGGGTGATGGATGCAGAAGATCTGAGGATTCCTCTGGGAAACTGGAGCTGTTGGTTTCTACAGGTAAGTTGTTTGATCCTTTTCTTATGAACAGCTCTCTCATTGGTAGCACTTTCATGAAAATGTTGATGGCTGAGCTGGTTCATTATTTCCTCTATATGTCTTTCACTCTATCCCAGCATCTCTGCTTTGCATATAACAAAGAATGTTCAAATACTGATTCTCAAAATCACATCTGATTATTCTCCATTAAACACTCAGGTCTGAAATCATCTTCTTTTGCCTGTAATGTAATTTCTCCTCTATAAGTTTATGAAAGAGTAATTGTTTTTgatctgcactcttgcacattatgcacacatactgctaactctgtatacatattgcactctcaCACATATAGAATTGaattggctgctacttaataataGCActatttaagagccctttaatttattatatcatatctatatagtttatattcctATAGTTGTATATTTATACTACAATTATTACtttgtacatacatacacatacatattacATGTTTAATCATTTCACTATCATCATTACTGCTACTGTTAAAAACTAATTACCATATAATTATCACATTACCCAATTGCCAATCTGTGTCTATTACTTTCTGTACATACCTTTGCTAAttgttgtatgttttttgtaatGTCTTCTAAAAGCAcaaccaaggcaaattccttgtatggaaacatactTGGCTAATAAaaaggattctgattctgatttacACTGCCCTAACTGATTAAATTGATGTTAGAGAATAAATAATTTGTTGTGTGGAATGAAACTGGTTCTTAATAGTGTGAACATCTCTTTTCCATGTCTAaacacctgtttcctgttaatATAAGCTCTGATGACCCATTGTGCCATGGAATAAAAATGGTAATTTATGTGCAGTTTAATAATACATCATGACTTTGCTGTCCCTGCCCTGTCAGGCAGGGCTCTGCAATGCCTGTATATGCCTGTGTGAATATGTCTCCTTCccttcattcattcactcactcatTGCTGCTGCCATAATCACCGTATGTGACCTGTCAGGctgttattttatatttttaatgctCCATTTTGCATGAATTGTCCCCATAGAGGTTAGGAGTGTGAGGACCGTGAGCTGGATAactgcagagagaggaggatctgtcaccatcccatgttacTATAATGAAGCTTATAAAGATCAGGTGAAATCCTGGTGTAAAGGAGATGAATGGGATTCCTGCTCCAGAACAGCACGATCAGACAGTAATCAGGATGGAGGGAAAGTGTCAATCTCTGAAAACCGTGACCAAATGGTGTTTAATGTGACCATGAGAGACCTGCAGAAGGGGGATTCTGGGTATTACTGGTGTGAAGTGAAGCATGATGAGAGGACATATGACAAAGCATTTCTGCCCCTGATGGTCCAGGaaggtaaatgtttttttttttctgaaatcagATTAACAAGGAAAATGTCATGTGTTAATTATTTAATATAGAGTTGGTTGTATTCAGCAGTATATACCCTCCATGCAGGCTGTGAGTGTTGATTCCGACCTCCTTGTGTGCTGTGTATATGTGTACCTGCTGTGCACTGTGACCAAGATATGCAGCTGGAAGGGGACTGAATGCATTTCCAGTGAAATATGCGGCTTTATGACTAAATCATTGATTTTCTTCCAGCTAATGGTCCTACAGGAAAGTCTAAAGTGGTGACATTCAAGAAGTTAACAGGAGAAataggaggatctgtcaccatacCGTGTTTCTATGGTCAGAAGCATAAAAACCGTGTGAAATCCTGGTGTAAAGAGGACAGTCTGAGATCCTGCAGCCCAGAGATACGCAGTGACTCCCAACTGGCCATGAACAGGGTGTCCATCACTGATGATCCCCAGAACTTAGTCTTCATTGTGACCATGATGAACCTGCAGCAGTCAGATTCTGGTTATTACTGGTGTGCTGTGGGTGGTGGTCAGGGGAGATCTGAGGATTCCTCTGATAGACTGACCTTTACAGTCCGTGTGGGTAAGCTCATTCAACCTGTTCTCTTTATTTATATCTCAGTCATTTCACACGCTTCATAATGAGTGGTTCCAAAGCACTTATGAAACAGTGATTAAATTGTTTTAAAGCATCTATTCCAACTTTCTTTAGTGTTCCTTACTGCACTACAGGACACATATTCCAGCATCTGTATAAAAATCAGGAATGGTGACACTATAGTCAGATGGGGGGAGCACAACCTCATCATTTAAATACTAAGGTACATCCCTGTGCAAATTGATTGAAACAAGCTGTGACACAGGCATGGATGCAGTGGTCTGGATCCTACTGGTTTGCACAGCGAAAAGGGCAAAGAGTacactgagtggatggacagaggaggcactgtgccacagactggcaggcctgctcgggtggggttagagctgagtggatggacagaggaggcactgtgcccacagactggcaggcctgctcgggtggggttagagctgagtggatggacagaggaggcgctgtgcccacagactggcaggcctgctcgggtggggttagagctgagtggatggacagaggaggcgctgtgcccacagactggcaggcctgctcgggtggggttagagctgagtggatggacagaggaggcgctgtgcccacagactggcaggcctgctcgggtggggttagagctgagtggatggacagaggaggcgctgtgcccacagactggcaggcctgctcgggtggggttagagctgagtggatggacagaggaggcgctgtgcccacagactggcaggcctgctcgggtggggttagagctgagtggatggacagaggaggcgctgtgcccacagactggcaggcctgctcgggtggggttagagctgagtggatggacagaggaggcactgtgccacagactggcaggcctgcttgggtgGGGTTAGATCTGagtggatggagagaggaggcactgtgcccacagactggcaggcctgctcgggtggggttagatctgggtggatggacagaggaggcgctgtgcccacagactggcaggcctgctcgggttgggttagagctgggtagtgTAACTGTGCTTCAGCCATCCATGTATGTTTCAGGTGAATGCTCTGGGGTTCAGAGgcctccctgtgtcattgtggggtttcctctgggttctctggtttccccccacagtccaaaaacatactaaggttaattggagttgccagatTCCCCACCGGCATGAATGGTGTATCtgctctgtgatggattggcgccccatcctggcttATTCACATACAGTTTCTGTCAAACCATCTGGTCCTGAATCCGGACCCAAGGTGATAAATATGAATTAATGTCACTGTGATGTTTGTCTTAACTGTGGTCAGTCCGTCTAATTATAGACGTGGCAacttgtttcaattaatttgcacaaggCTGTATTTTTATTGGGGGATGAATGAAGTCCCTTGTCCCCCAGTTCCTGCACCCCTGACTGATTGTACCTGTCTGACTTCATAATCAGTGCTATTATAACCACATGTAACTGCTCAGACCCTATTAATATGTCTCCCTAACCCTCCCCCATTCATATATTGTCCCCATAGGGGTTACGACTGTGAGGACTGTGAGCTGGGTCtctgcagagagaggaggatctgCCACCATCCCATGTTACTATAATGAATATTATAAATCTGAAGTGAAATCCTGGTGTAGAGGAGATGTATGCGACTCCAGATTAGCACAGAGTGGAGGGAATGTGTCAATTACTGATGACCGTGACCAAAGTGTATTTTATGTGACCATGAGGAACCTGCAGGAAGAGGATTCTGGCTCTTACTCATGTTGTGTGGGTGGCAGTTTCAAAGCCTCTCTGGCCCTGATAGTCCGGGAAGGTAAGATGTTGTTAATGTAGAGTGTGAATCAGACGCTGGCTGTTTAATCTGCATCCCTGTTTGTGTATTTTCATTTAGTGCTGGTGCCACATTCTCAGTCTTCATTTATATTGAACTAATCCAGTGGTCTTTCACATGATCCTCAGTATTTCATGTCCCAACCCATCATACGACACTGAGAAATACCGTTTCTTTACCTTTTCCTTTGACATCCAATTCATCAGGACAGAACTCTACAAATTCCAGTGAAAGGTAGGACATGTATCTGGATAGATTCCTGGGGTCCAGCACTCTATAGGGGCCCCAAATGctgcagtgccccccctcccccacactagCCTACTCAGTAAAATCTCACGTGGGAGATTTATTACCAGGGTAAAAAGTGTTGACCAGCACAGTGAGATTTCTTAGAGAGCCACAGGGGGTGTGCATTTCCCAGTAGCAGCTCATGGCTGAGAGGAGCCCATTTCCAGTGCAAAGAGGTTGGCCCAAGATGACTGGCAGCCTTCCCTAGCTGCAGACAGCCGCCGGTTCCTCGGTCTGTCCACGGATCCACAGTGTGGCTGGGTGACAACAAGCAAGGAATGACAGGAACAAAAGGGACCATGAGGGGTGAAAACAAAGGCTAGAGATAAACCAAGAACTAAACAGGCAATAACTAAACACAAGGAAAAACTCACACCAAACAGGATTTATGGGGAACACGACAGGAAAACGCAAGAAGAAAATACAGCACGTTACTAATAACACATGAGGAACTGGGAATTATGGGGATTAGGAGTGAGTAATTAACAAGCACTAAAGACTGAAACAATTAGGAGGAACTAAGAATATATATGAAACAAAACACAACTAGACACGGGCAGGGATAAGCAGAAACAAAAGATACAAAAATCAAGGAATTCAAGAATACAAGAATGTAATTAACATGGAGAAAACATGTGGAAGCCTGGTTCTAATGGTTCTAAGCCACACGCTCATCCCATTCAGCCATGCAGTGGCTGGGGAGCAGGGGAACACACTAGGAACTGTGAAAGGTAGCAAACACAGAACGGAAAGGGaaggccagcgacacctgctggccataCGGGGAAACGACAGATACTGCAGGGACTGATCCTGACAAACAGTCAATGACATCAGATTTGTGGACTCTACTGTCATGTTGTCCTGTTTCAGAATTCCAGTATGTGGGGTGGAAATATCCTGGGCATTTCTGTTCACCATAGtctgaaatgtaaaacattATTTTCTCTGTAGATGATATTTACAGGATTCTCTCTTTTGCAGAATTGTTGTCAGATAGTATTATACACTGGCC
The Paramormyrops kingsleyae isolate MSU_618 chromosome 4, PKINGS_0.4, whole genome shotgun sequence genome window above contains:
- the LOC111857138 gene encoding polymeric immunoglobulin receptor-like isoform X3; translated protein: MRNLQHMDSGSYWCCVGDGCRRSEDSSGKLELLVSTEVRSVRTVSWITAERGGSVTIPCYYNEAYKDQVKSWCKGDEWDSCSRTARSDSNQDGGKVSISENRDQMVFNVTMRDLQKGDSGYYWCEVKHDERTYDKAFLPLMVQEANGPTGKSKVVTFKKLTGEIGGSVTIPCFYGQKHKNRVKSWCKEDSLRSCSPEIRSDSQLAMNRVSITDDPQNLVFIVTMMNLQQSDSGYYWCAVGGGQGRSEDSSDRLTFTVRVGVTTVRTVSWVSAERGGSATIPCYYNEYYKSEVKSWCRGDVCDSRLAQSGGNVSITDDRDQSVFYVTMRNLQEEDSGSYSCCVGGSFKASLALIVREVFHVPTHHTTLRNTVSLPFPLTSNSSGQNSTNSSESNTTLLLSVGIIGVLLLMLLLLAVIMILCRRCAMAQARNTENTAALTPTVKPGDEVTYISVTAKARNTARSSTQVVPLDNMAAADPHEVVYSTVARK
- the LOC111857138 gene encoding polymeric immunoglobulin receptor-like isoform X2, with the protein product MAPLLFLLFIIFMPLPVINPVGSSKVKTFEKLTAQAGGSISIPCFYGEEHKDLVKSWCKGKDTSSCSPETRSDSLLPMNRVSITDDPQNLLFIVTMRNLQHMDSGSYWCCVGDGCRRSEDSSGKLELLVSTEVRSVRTVSWITAERGGSVTIPCYYNEAYKDQVKSWCKGDEWDSCSRTARSDSNQDGGKVSISENRDQMVFNVTMRDLQKGDSGYYWCEVKHDERTYDKAFLPLMVQEANGPTGKSKVVTFKKLTGEIGGSVTIPCFYGQKHKNRVKSWCKEDSLRSCSPEIRSDSQLAMNRVSITDDPQNLVFIVTMMNLQQSDSGYYWCAVGGGQGRSEDSSDRLTFTVRVGVTTVRTVSWVSAERGGSATIPCYYNEYYKSEVKSWCRGDVCDSRLAQSGGNVSITDDRDQSVFYVTMRNLQEEDSGSYSCCVGGSFKASLALIVREGQNSTNSSESNTTLLLSVGIIGVLLLMLLLLAVIMILCRRCAMAQARNTENTAALTPTVKPGDEVTYISVTAKARNTARSSTQVVPLDNMAAADPHEVVYSTVARK
- the LOC111857138 gene encoding polymeric immunoglobulin receptor-like isoform X1, with translation MAPLLFLLFIIFMPLPVINPVGSSKVKTFEKLTAQAGGSISIPCFYGEEHKDLVKSWCKGKDTSSCSPETRSDSLLPMNRVSITDDPQNLLFIVTMRNLQHMDSGSYWCCVGDGCRRSEDSSGKLELLVSTEVRSVRTVSWITAERGGSVTIPCYYNEAYKDQVKSWCKGDEWDSCSRTARSDSNQDGGKVSISENRDQMVFNVTMRDLQKGDSGYYWCEVKHDERTYDKAFLPLMVQEANGPTGKSKVVTFKKLTGEIGGSVTIPCFYGQKHKNRVKSWCKEDSLRSCSPEIRSDSQLAMNRVSITDDPQNLVFIVTMMNLQQSDSGYYWCAVGGGQGRSEDSSDRLTFTVRVGVTTVRTVSWVSAERGGSATIPCYYNEYYKSEVKSWCRGDVCDSRLAQSGGNVSITDDRDQSVFYVTMRNLQEEDSGSYSCCVGGSFKASLALIVREVFHVPTHHTTLRNTVSLPFPLTSNSSGQNSTNSSESNTTLLLSVGIIGVLLLMLLLLAVIMILCRRCAMAQARNTENTAALTPTVKPGDEVTYISVTAKARNTARSSTQVVPLDNMAAADPHEVVYSTVARK